The window TGTACAgtaggagtacggagtaagcactgtactgtagttgtaattactccgcacaacACTagcagtaatactccgtgctccgtaattacgGGCACTCccaagtatgtacatgcaagtacttcaTTCAGTACGTCTCCGTGCACCTACTTCttgtactacggagtacatataGCGCTCGTACGCCTACAAGTTCACCTCCAAATGCACCATACCatattactaggtacagtagaGCACGAATGCTAGCACAGTGCAAGTGCGCTCTCTGTGCGGAGCCACCTACCCCAGATATGCCCTGCACAGTAATAGCCTGTCCGTGCAAGTCAGTGCGCGTGCGTACTGTGCATCATCTCATCGTCGTTGGCTGGCTAGGCCGGATCACCAACTGTCTGGATCACCATCTGTCTGGGTCACCACCTGTCTGGATCACCATCTGTCTCTCAGATCTTTCGGGCCAAGCCAAAATGTTGCAAAAGGCAAACGGTCGTGATATGGGCCCGTGTGCGCAGGGACCCTGGTAGGTGACGACTGCGGCCCATATTTCGGCAtctccatgtacagtacttgcttgaacGACGTAGCATCCCGGGGGAAAGGATCTGCGCTCTTTACTAGCTGTAGGTAATACTACCTACCTCATCGAGCATAGCACCCTGAGCAAGTACTGGTGGCGGGTGTGTCGTGGGAAGAACTGGAaccggtactccgtacgtaagAGGACGGTGCTGGGACTGTCGATATCGTGATCCTACTTACATCTGCAAATACGAGCGCTCGCGCCTGTACATGCCATACACACCATGAGTCCTTTCCACGACACTCCGGGACCTCGGCGCAAGGAGCGGCAGCTGTCTTTGCCGCGTGCTGTTCGGATGAAACGTGGATGGGAATTACGGAGACCAGCGGTGCGAGTCCGAACCGACACTGAAGATGCCGAGGGCAGGTAAAACTGCGACACCGCTCGGCACGCGCCGCAACGGGTACTGTACGTGGAGAGAAGGACATCTGCAAGCACGATGCACGGACATGTAGGAGTACGGCGTTTTCCCTCGCAGTCCTTGATGCCGGCGCTCAAGCGGGGCGTTGACGGGCGCTCTAGGCGGTGTTGACGCCGAATCCATCGAGGCATCCCGCATGTAGCCGCCTCTCTGCTCGTATACCGCTGGTCCCATGGTCCCCAGGTGCGTTCCCTACACGCGCAAGCATCCAAGTAAGTATGCGCTGCATGCCACGTACGGCCACGAGTATTAGTGCGGCTGGCCAATGCGGCAAGAtggtcctcctcggcgagacAGGGATAGATCATGCAACGTAGGCGTTGTCATCGTCGCAGTCGCGGACATGGCCGTCGGAAAAGGATGAGCCACCGTAATCACATGGCGCTGTCTGatgctcgaggacgaggacgaggacgaggacgaggaggacgaggaaatGCCGCATCCGAATTGACGGCGCAGAGGAGGCATGGACGGGGTATtaatccccccccccggcgtCGTgcattctcgtcgtcgtcggaagctcctcgcctccctccgTTATCCTTCCGTCGTTCTTGTCCTCTCAGCTGCGACATGAAAACACCCACCACCGCGGCGGCCTCGCTGCTGGCCGTGCTCGGCGCCCTGCCGCCCTGGGTGCAGGCTCAGGATGGCGAGGCCTGGTACAAGGCGCATCCGTCCATGGCCCGCATCAGCCTCGTGAACCAAGACTCGCATCAGATCATCGACGAGTTCGGCCGCACACGCTTCTTCCACGGAACCAATGTCGTCATGAAGGAGCCGCCGTGGTACCGCCCGTTCGAGTGGCAGCCCAGCCGCTCGTCCTTTGGCAAGAAGGACGTCGAGAACCTGCGGGACCTGGGCCTCAACGTCGTGCGCCTGGGCCACAGCtgggccggcgccgagcccgTGCGCGGCGAGTACAACCAGACGTTCCTGGACATCATGAAGCAGCAGACCAAGCTGGCCGAGGATCACGGCATctacgtcctcgtcgacgtgcaTCAGGACCTTCTCGCCCGGCAGCTGTGCGGCCACGGCGCACCAGACGTACGTGCTCCCATCCCCTCGCCCGCCCCTCGCCCCGGGACGGACGAATCGTCCGTCCtggtcgtggtcgtgccGAAGTAGGCGGGAAGACGAGCCGCAACGCCCGAGGCTGACGCGGGATTCTGCTTCGCGGCATGTTAGTGGTTCGTCAAGCCCGACTGGATGACGGGTTGGATGAAGTACCCCTTCCCCCTCAAGCTGTCGCCCTTCCCTACCGACGCAGAAGGCttcccgacgccggcctcgatcTGCAACACGGTCGACTGGGGCCTGAGCTACACCTCCAAGGCGGTCGGCAACGCCTTCGGCCGGCTGTACAACaaccacgacggcctcggcgatgccTTCGCCGCCTACTGGAGGAAGCTCGCGTCGGGCTACGCGAAGACGAAGAACGTGGTCGGCTACAACCTGCTGAACGAGCCGTGGGTGGGCGACACGTGGGCGGATCCGACCTTGCTCATCCCCGGCGTCGCTGACGGCAAGAACATGGAGGGGTTGTGGAACCGGGTGACTAAGCAGAtccgcaccgtcgacgacgacaccctcGTCTGGTTCGAGGGCGCCACGCTCGACATCAACTCGGGCTTCAGCAACgtgccgctcgccgacggctccaAGTCGGTTCACTCCTACCACTACTACCGCCCGCCGCAGATCGGCTCCATTTCCAACACGCTCAAGAACCGGCACGAGGACAACGTGCGTCTCAAGACGGCCGGCGTCCTGACGGAGCTCGAGTTCTGGATGGGCGACGATGCTCAGATGCAGCGTCTGGAcgaggccatgacggcgacggacgagcacATGGTCTCCTGGATCGGCTGGGCCTACGAGAACCTGTACAACCGCACCTCGGGTGAGCCGCACCCGCCGCTGGCGAAGCACTACAGCCGCGCCtaccccgccgccgtcgccggcacccctctcggcttcggcttcgacgcccGCTCGAGGACGTTCAAGTTGCGCTTCACCTCCAACCCGGCCATGCACGCGCCTACCGAGATCATCCTCCCCAGATCCCAGTTCCCCAACGGCTACAACGTCCAGGTCCACCCCttcggcagcctcgtctcGTTCCCGCGCGACCCCCGTACGCTGGCCTTGTTTACGTCGTCGAATTTGAAGTACGCGACGGAGATTACTGTCGTGATTACTGCCAAATGATGGCTTTCGTCGTTGGTGCATGTCTTTGTATTCCCTTCCATGGCCCCTCTGAACAATAATACAATAATACCCGTACGCATACCATCCGGGCCCATGCTCGtgctactgtacatgtacatgtgcagtacctATGGTATGTGATCGAGCCGTTTCACCGTGCTCGGCCGTCCACCATGCCTGTTGACGGGCTCATGCGACGAATCAAAATCCAAAGTGACTGGACAGAATTTCCCTCGGAAGACAGACATTTCCACGTCGAGCAAGGTTTCTTTGGGACCGTCCCCAGGTAGTAGGCACACATCACTGCtgcaccgacggcggcaacatgGCACGCACAAGGTAGACCAAAAAAATGTGGTCCAGGGTAGGGTGGGCAGATATGAATGGATATAGATAAGCAAGTATGCGATGCGTGTGTGTAGCAGTGGCAACAGGCGGGGGTCCGTGCCAATGTTCACGCTTGTTGATGTGTACTATTGCGTGTACGAGTAGATGGTTCCGGTGTGTTGTGCGGTCATTGCGACGGCAGATGACTGGCTGTGCGCTTGTCAACATGCTGGCCAAAGTCCACGAGCACTCTCAAAGACGGTCGTCCCTGTGACATTGACCCGGTCCACAGCACGTCAAGCACGCGCACCGACGGATGCAGTTCAGTGTTCGGAGTACTGTCCTCGTGCATCTGGCGTGCACTGGGACCGCTACCATATCCGAGCGTACGGATCAGGACCAGAAATCATATGAGGCATCGTCGACTTTTTTCTGCTCTTTTCTTGCTCAATTTGTCATCATTGTCCGTGCCCGAAACCCTCCGTCTCGAATCCGTCTAGCCTTCCAGGCCCGATCATTACCAGTCCCTCACTGCAACATTAATATTGCCAGTGGGCTGCAACAGAAAACAGGACAGCTCTTTGCGGACGATCAACATGTCCTCGTTGATCATCGAAGCGGTTGTCCAGGCCTTTGCGTGCGTTGAAGAAATCAACAGTCGCTGACGTGACGTAATCACGAGAATATGACCTCATACCGATAGTGACACACGTGGCAAGCCTGCCTCTCGAAGTGGGAGGGAGTCGGGCCTTGTGAGCAGTTACGAAACGAACATTAATGAAGGACAGAATTTTAAAGTCCGTGTCGACGCTGGTATCTCGTACGTACTTAGCTCGCCTACACtacatacatgcacatcTCAATTATGGCACCGATGGCTCAACGTACAGCACTTATTTTTGCCTGCCCcatgcgcaagtacatgcggtgtacggagtacggagtggaTAGTTCCGCACAATAAAGGATGTTATGTATTGAGTAAGCATGCTCGCTAGTATACTGTATggaaatgcaagtactcgcactTGCACCCTAGCGAATGATAGAGAGCACCTGGGAATGGAGATGCGCAATAACGAAGGGGCCAGGATGAGAATGAACCCCCCTCGCGAAGGAGTAAacttgtacgtacggagtagagagGATGGGAATGGAGATGCTTACTGTACTAACAAAGGGGTCAAGGGACGAGAATGAACCCCTCGCGAAACCGGGGTCGGCTATGGTCACGTAGCCTCACGTATCCCCCACACCCCCGACCGCGGCCTGACTAATCGCAAGTAacgtgcggagtacggagtactgtactttgaaTGTACTGCAGACCGGGGTTGACTATCTGCTGAGCACATCGCCCGCTCGTTGCTGGCACGCATTCTTGCTTCAATTGGGCGCTAAATTACTCGATTGAGGGAGGACCCCCTGGGGGCCGGCGCGGCACGGCGCGGACATTGAAAAGTGCGAAAACCCGAGATGGACAGGGGGTGTGACGATTGGTAATTATTAATTATTAGTACGAACTCGCTCGTTTCGTGCCGGTAGTAttacggacggagtacttgtaataatGATATACTTAATGATATTGTGTGGCTCGCAAGCTGAATTTCGGAGTACACCAGTATTAATTCTTACTCCGCCACATGTGACTGTCCAACATGTATTATTGTTAGTTCCAGatgagcatgtacttgtaggcacTTTCCACCACGGAGCAAGGACGACATATGGCAGGAGTATCgtcatgtgcatgtaccttgAACCTGTACAGggtcgtacggagtattccttCGCAGGCGAACCGACTCCTTCCGATTTGCAAAGGTAGTATTGGGTAGGAGAAGTGCGCATGTTcggagtgcagtacgtactcgtagagaaagtacatgtacaagagTACTTAAAAGTacgcatacatgtacatgtactccgtattatagTTGAAGTTGTAAATGAACTGGAACTGAGATTGTCCCAAGATTGATAccatactccgcacaagtaaTTGCACgccttactccgtactccgtactccttatatttacggagtacggagtacggaaaGCACGCAACCAGACCTTGTACTACAGGTACACCAGCCTGTACACCCAACATGTACACGCCTACCTGCACACCCAACATGTACAGATACAGCAGTGCTGCATTAGGTAATCACCAACTAACAAGCTGTCCCACGTTGGCGCCGCGCACGTGTACagctagtaagtacctagtactccgtactgtgcagcaaTGGAAGTGTCAGCAAGTATCAAGCACTACTGGTGCCTACGGAGAGTATTTAACATACACAtactactacctaggtagtaggtaggtaatagGCTTGTCgctagtaatacttgtaccgtaAACTCCGTCCGCACACATCCAAGCACAGTTCCAGGCTGCACTGTTGCATTTTTCCCATACGGAGtaactgtacggagtacactttGATTAATCAATAGTATTACTTGGCGGGTTCTGGATAAATACCCTTTACTTTTGTATACCGAGATACATTCAATGCGATGCTCATCATTTATACTTTCTCGCTGTGCGGTGGGCTGTGGCGTCTGAGCGACGCTCGATCTGGGTGTCGAGGAGCCTCTCGATGCATGGAGGATTCATCAAAACGGTTTGACACAGGTCCAACAACACATGAGGAATTGAGGGGCTTTGTCCCTGTTTCGCATCACAAATGCCTGCTTTCCTTCTTGCTCGTCTCCGACAATTTTTTAATTTTTTTTGGCCCGGAGCGAGGGGGGAATGGGAATTGAAGGTTCGGAATCGGAGAGCGACCATGTCCCCGGACACGGATGGATCCTCTGGCGCCCCACCCCAAACCTGGATGACCAGCGACGGCTTGGGCGTATTAGGTACCATGACGGATGAAGCCAAGGTGTACCGTTACGGCGCCAGTGCGCCCCCCAGGGTCCAGGGAGCCCCAGGCTGACGATGGCcgttagtactaggtaaagGCACCTAAGTACCaaggtaagtacagtacattggAGGTACCCAATAATTCCTGACTGCCTGCCCAATGCCCGGAGCGAAGGGAGGGGAGGCTGGTGAGAccctgtacttacatgcggGTAcgactgctccgtactccgtactacaaAATTACAGCAG of the Drechmeria coniospora strain ARSEF 6962 chromosome 01, whole genome shotgun sequence genome contains:
- a CDS encoding cellulase, whose product is MKTPTTAAASLLAVLGALPPWVQAQDGEAWYKAHPSMARISLVNQDSHQIIDEFGRTRFFHGTNVVMKEPPWYRPFEWQPSRSSFGKKDVENLRDLGLNVVRLGHSWAGAEPVRGEYNQTFLDIMKQQTKLAEDHGIYVLVDVHQDLLARQLCGHGAPDWFVKPDWMTGWMKYPFPLKLSPFPTDAEGFPTPASICNTVDWGLSYTSKAVGNAFGRLYNNHDGLGDAFAAYWRKLASGYAKTKNVVGYNLLNEPWVGDTWADPTLLIPGVADGKNMEGLWNRVTKQIRTVDDDTLVWFEGATLDINSGFSNVPLADGSKSVHSYHYYRPPQIGSISNTLKNRHEDNVRLKTAGVLTELEFWMGDDAQMQRLDEAMTATDEHMVSWIGWAYENLYNRTSGEPHPPLAKHYSRAYPAAVAGTPLGFGFDARSRTFKLRFTSNPAMHAPTEIILPRSQFPNGYNVQVHPFGSLVSFPRDPRTLALFTSSNLKYATEITVVITAK